From a single Loigolactobacillus coryniformis subsp. coryniformis KCTC 3167 = DSM 20001 genomic region:
- a CDS encoding DHA2 family efflux MFS transporter permease subunit, producing the protein MKNLAETKRLPIMAGLLIGGFIGMFSETALNIALAPLTTKLGVSTGTIQWLVIGYLLMVGILLPLSGLLTRWFTTRQLLIFALCDFIVGALIAALSSSFTFLFIGRLIQGVGTGILLPLIFLVALAIYPLEKRGAAMGLIGLVIMFAPAIGPTVAGLILGALSWQYIFWAMIPFLVIALITTIIFTKNVMPITRPHVDALSICLSTIGFGGVVLGISLASDKGWTSPIVLGALVVGIVALFFFIRRQLKLPEPILNVKAFAHGGFSLGTGLVMIDFMIIMTSMYLLPIYWQKGLLVPVALTGMLMLPGGIINAVVSSISGRLYDSFGARMPAMLGFLVSIIGALMLFLGNADSSYLYVVFAHVILMIGAPLAMSPSQTHGLNALPQQLSADGSSIMNTLQQICGAIATALATSLLGVGEAASSAAGAAKVASGTRFGFALTVGLAVLGFLLTFALPRKQKA; encoded by the coding sequence ATGAAAAATCTCGCAGAGACTAAACGTTTGCCGATCATGGCTGGTCTACTCATCGGTGGCTTCATCGGTATGTTCAGTGAAACAGCGCTTAATATTGCATTAGCACCACTGACAACTAAATTGGGTGTATCCACTGGGACGATTCAGTGGCTGGTTATTGGTTATTTATTAATGGTCGGTATTTTATTGCCATTATCTGGATTATTGACCCGTTGGTTCACAACACGGCAATTATTGATTTTTGCGTTATGTGATTTTATTGTTGGGGCACTGATCGCAGCTTTATCATCATCATTTACGTTCTTATTCATCGGACGTTTGATTCAGGGTGTTGGGACAGGTATTTTACTGCCATTGATTTTCTTAGTTGCCTTGGCCATTTATCCGTTGGAAAAACGGGGTGCAGCAATGGGCTTGATTGGCCTAGTGATCATGTTTGCACCAGCAATTGGCCCGACGGTGGCTGGGTTGATCCTTGGCGCTTTATCGTGGCAGTACATTTTTTGGGCGATGATTCCATTCTTAGTGATCGCTTTGATCACCACGATTATCTTCACAAAAAATGTGATGCCGATCACACGGCCACATGTTGATGCTTTATCAATTTGTCTATCCACGATCGGATTCGGTGGTGTTGTTCTCGGAATTAGTTTGGCTAGTGATAAAGGCTGGACCTCGCCAATTGTTCTTGGTGCGTTGGTTGTCGGAATTGTGGCGTTGTTCTTCTTTATCCGCCGGCAATTGAAGTTACCAGAACCAATTCTCAATGTTAAGGCTTTTGCGCATGGCGGTTTTTCTTTAGGTACCGGGTTGGTCATGATCGACTTTATGATCATTATGACATCAATGTACTTATTGCCGATCTATTGGCAAAAAGGGTTATTGGTGCCAGTTGCGCTAACTGGGATGTTAATGTTACCTGGTGGTATTATCAACGCAGTGGTTTCATCGATTTCTGGTCGTTTGTACGATAGCTTTGGTGCTCGGATGCCGGCCATGTTAGGTTTCTTGGTTTCGATTATTGGTGCGCTGATGTTATTCCTTGGGAATGCTGACTCCAGTTATCTCTATGTTGTGTTTGCCCACGTTATTTTAATGATCGGGGCACCACTCGCTATGTCGCCATCACAGACCCATGGCTTAAATGCATTACCGCAGCAATTATCCGCTGATGGGAGTAGTATTATGAATACCTTGCAGCAGATTTGTGGTGCAATTGCGACAGCTTTAGCAACGAGTTTGCTAGGGGTTGGTGAAGCCGCTAGTTCTGCAGCTGG
- a CDS encoding helix-turn-helix domain-containing protein, producing MPRSKHTVLEKLAILKELTQSKTGLRPVANRHGIDHKTLERWRDRYSRDGINGLKEAKKNKHYSKELKLKVVHAYLIGEGTFDELANKFGLRGSQQVVDWVNKYNGDKPLTASPSRKQVPTMSRKTTLEERIEIVEYVTKLKHSYTEAAEHFQVSYQQARSWVIKAEHGGYEALVDNRGHHKEQAELTELDKANLEIRQLKAQLADKELVEAFAKKLLELQRRG from the coding sequence ATGCCCAGATCTAAACATACGGTACTCGAAAAATTAGCAATCTTAAAGGAACTTACCCAATCAAAAACTGGACTACGGCCGGTGGCCAATCGTCATGGCATTGATCACAAGACGCTAGAACGTTGGCGAGATCGATACTCCCGTGATGGAATTAATGGTCTAAAGGAGGCTAAGAAAAACAAACACTATTCGAAAGAACTCAAACTTAAAGTAGTCCACGCATATCTTATAGGTGAAGGCACCTTTGATGAACTTGCAAATAAGTTTGGACTTCGTGGATCGCAGCAAGTCGTAGACTGGGTGAACAAGTATAATGGGGATAAACCTTTGACGGCGTCGCCGTCCAGAAAGCAGGTTCCCACTATGAGTCGTAAAACAACCTTGGAAGAACGCATTGAAATTGTCGAGTATGTCACCAAGCTGAAGCATTCATACACAGAGGCCGCTGAACACTTCCAAGTCTCTTATCAACAAGCACGCTCATGGGTGATCAAGGCCGAACACGGCGGCTATGAGGCACTCGTGGACAACCGTGGCCATCACAAAGAACAAGCTGAACTGACTGAACTCGATAAAGCCAATCTTGAAATCAGGCAGCTCAAAGCACAGCTCGCAGACAAAGAGCTTGTGGAGGCATTCGCAAAAAAATTGCTGGAACTCCAGCGCAGGGGGTGA
- a CDS encoding LCP family protein, whose product MLHKKKSRRWPKILLAVIAVMLLVGGVFAAYAYYQTKQTANKIYKASDENASAVVKQKKPLSILLLGIDTGADGRTDKGRSDTMIVATINPTTKKTTFVSIPRDTMAEMTASGETSIQKINSAYEIGGAKTAKKTVSKLLNIPINYYLTLNMGGLAKIVDAVGGVTVTSNLTFTFNNITIKKGTHHLNGKQALSFARMRYDDPKGDYGRQLRQQQVIKAVTKKLLSLNGVANYQKILSVVQNNLQTDLSFSDMKGLAANYRSAATNMVSDQLQGQDAYINGSSYQIASTKEINRISKKLRKQLNLSAETVSNKETELNKANPYFDGVTNTTYTIYGSDSTVDYGTGTYNDGSTYSSSDTTNTYDNTTGTGTNTGPGIPNGQF is encoded by the coding sequence ATGTTGCATAAAAAGAAATCCAGACGATGGCCGAAAATTTTGCTTGCCGTGATTGCAGTTATGTTGCTGGTCGGTGGCGTATTTGCGGCCTATGCCTACTACCAAACTAAACAAACCGCTAATAAGATTTACAAAGCAAGTGACGAGAATGCCTCAGCAGTGGTCAAACAGAAAAAGCCGCTGTCGATCCTATTGTTAGGGATCGATACTGGCGCAGATGGGCGGACAGATAAAGGTCGCTCCGACACTATGATCGTGGCGACGATCAATCCAACCACTAAGAAAACGACTTTTGTCAGTATTCCCCGTGACACCATGGCGGAAATGACGGCCAGCGGTGAAACTAGTATTCAGAAAATCAACTCTGCTTACGAAATTGGTGGCGCCAAAACCGCTAAAAAAACCGTCAGCAAACTATTAAATATTCCAATTAATTATTATTTAACCTTGAATATGGGTGGCTTAGCTAAAATTGTCGATGCCGTTGGTGGCGTCACGGTCACAAGTAACCTGACCTTCACCTTTAATAATATTACGATCAAGAAAGGGACTCACCACCTGAACGGTAAGCAAGCTCTCTCTTTTGCCCGGATGCGTTACGATGATCCTAAGGGTGACTATGGTCGGCAATTGCGGCAACAACAAGTAATCAAGGCTGTCACGAAGAAACTATTGTCATTAAACGGGGTCGCTAATTATCAAAAGATCCTCAGTGTTGTTCAAAACAACCTACAAACAGATCTTAGTTTTTCTGATATGAAGGGCTTGGCGGCTAATTATCGTTCAGCAGCGACTAACATGGTCTCTGATCAACTACAAGGTCAGGATGCCTATATCAACGGTAGTTCCTACCAGATTGCTTCAACTAAAGAAATCAATCGCATCTCGAAGAAATTACGTAAACAATTAAACTTAAGTGCTGAAACTGTCAGCAATAAAGAAACCGAGCTAAATAAGGCAAATCCATACTTTGACGGTGTTACAAATACGACGTACACGATTTATGGTTCCGATAGTACTGTCGATTACGGCACTGGCACCTATAATGATGGCAGCACCTATAGCAGTAGCGACACTACCAACACTTACGATAATACAACTGGCACTGGAACCAATACAGGTCCGGGTATTCCCAATGGCCAGTTTTAA
- a CDS encoding CvpA family protein, which produces MIVTIIIAVILIMAVYRGMQRGLIVQLLYTLGYIGVYIFARLAAPSVSAWLATWSGSAAASLGVTNTIAFLMMIALGWFIVRLLARWSRLITWLPVIKQVNSVAGAVVAFVLNYIGLFIVLTVLNFIPNTAIQYQISQSSVAQVIIDKTPVLTSQLLQKYLFNNEDTDNTDSTTTDDSSSTTDQSDEATTTDANSI; this is translated from the coding sequence ATGATCGTTACAATTATTATTGCAGTAATCTTGATCATGGCTGTTTATCGCGGGATGCAGCGTGGCTTGATCGTCCAATTACTTTATACACTGGGCTACATTGGTGTTTATATTTTCGCGCGGCTGGCGGCACCTAGTGTTAGTGCTTGGTTGGCAACTTGGTCAGGCAGTGCCGCAGCCAGTCTTGGTGTGACTAATACGATCGCCTTTTTAATGATGATCGCATTAGGGTGGTTTATTGTCCGCTTGCTGGCACGCTGGTCACGATTGATCACTTGGCTACCAGTCATTAAGCAAGTCAATAGTGTTGCCGGCGCGGTAGTGGCGTTCGTGTTAAATTATATTGGTTTGTTCATTGTTTTGACGGTGCTGAATTTTATTCCTAATACGGCGATTCAATATCAAATTTCGCAGTCCAGCGTTGCGCAAGTCATTATCGATAAAACGCCAGTGTTAACTAGCCAACTGCTACAAAAGTACTTATTCAATAATGAAGATACTGATAACACAGATTCAACGACGACTGATGACAGTAGCTCGACCACTGATCAAAGTGATGAAGCAACTACAACAGATGCGAATTCAATTTAG
- a CDS encoding Dps family protein: MTTYNYDFPKSKAQLNQLIADISQLKVNVQQTHWYMRGENFFRLHPLMDEYGDQLSEQLDQIAERLIALNGSPLATTHEFIENTGLPDDKVAFDQLTMTEFMQRLVDQFKYLRDQYQKGIEVTDEEKDFPTQDMLNGFKDETDKNIWMISAYLGKAPFAD, from the coding sequence ATGACAACTTACAATTATGACTTTCCAAAATCAAAAGCACAACTCAATCAACTGATTGCCGATATCAGCCAATTAAAGGTCAACGTTCAACAAACACACTGGTATATGCGCGGTGAAAACTTCTTCCGTCTCCATCCGCTGATGGACGAATATGGCGATCAACTAAGCGAACAGCTCGATCAAATTGCAGAACGCTTGATTGCTTTAAACGGCAGCCCACTGGCAACAACTCACGAATTCATTGAAAATACTGGCCTACCAGATGACAAAGTCGCTTTTGATCAATTAACGATGACTGAATTCATGCAACGGCTAGTTGATCAATTCAAGTACCTACGTGACCAATACCAAAAAGGAATCGAAGTTACTGACGAAGAAAAAGACTTCCCAACTCAAGATATGCTTAATGGCTTCAAGGATGAAACCGATAAAAATATTTGGATGATCAGTGCTTATCTAGGCAAAGCACCATTCGCTGACTAA
- a CDS encoding helix-turn-helix domain-containing protein, translating into MADLNDQLRQRRQALKLTQQAVAQQLHVSRQTISNWERGSSTPNWHDLQALSQVYSLPLEELIQRTLPTNQRKQIWLKRTDYALVILSLGLFVPIIFFDAGQRIVEIIMAVDTILLMLVASLRYYLLPAFPSKVLFIPKSFGWGWAINPRNPLGLVLNILVFIGVIVVLLVAIFSA; encoded by the coding sequence ATGGCAGATTTAAATGACCAACTGCGGCAACGACGTCAAGCATTAAAGTTAACACAGCAGGCAGTTGCACAACAATTACATGTGTCACGGCAGACAATTTCTAATTGGGAGCGTGGTTCGAGTACACCGAATTGGCATGATTTGCAGGCATTGAGCCAAGTTTACTCGTTGCCTTTAGAAGAATTGATTCAGCGAACGTTACCAACTAATCAACGGAAACAAATTTGGCTGAAGCGGACTGACTATGCGCTGGTAATTTTATCACTTGGTTTATTTGTTCCCATTATTTTTTTCGATGCTGGTCAGCGGATCGTAGAAATCATTATGGCAGTAGATACGATACTATTAATGTTGGTTGCTAGTTTACGTTACTATTTATTGCCCGCTTTTCCCAGTAAAGTCCTTTTTATCCCAAAAAGTTTTGGCTGGGGTTGGGCAATTAATCCGCGTAATCCGTTGGGGTTGGTTTTGAACATCTTAGTATTTATAGGAGTTATTGTCGTGTTATTGGTTGCTATTTTTTCAGCATAA
- a CDS encoding GntR family transcriptional regulator: protein MTAKKQPLHQQIEIDLRHKIQNGTYPKKQLIPKEVELAQYYQVSRPTIRQAVQALVDQGFLEKRKRRGTMVKRAKIGQAFTHVISSYDQEIDATGMKPRTKVLVFKAEPATVEVAQQLGLPVAAPVYKLVRLRYADQTPVVLVTTYIPQARFPNFTELDFSQTSLYATFAAHQQAVVRVRRKLEVLVADETSADLLDVEIGAPLFYFHTQGYTAAALPIEYSIAKYRGDLNYFRLEIEQKMN, encoded by the coding sequence ATGACAGCAAAAAAGCAGCCACTACATCAACAGATCGAAATCGATCTACGGCATAAAATTCAGAACGGCACTTATCCGAAAAAACAGTTGATCCCTAAGGAAGTTGAGTTGGCACAATATTATCAAGTTAGTCGACCGACAATTCGTCAAGCAGTCCAAGCTTTAGTTGATCAAGGTTTTTTGGAGAAACGTAAACGGCGGGGGACTATGGTTAAGCGCGCTAAAATTGGACAGGCGTTTACCCATGTGATCAGTAGTTATGATCAGGAGATCGATGCGACTGGGATGAAACCGCGCACTAAAGTATTAGTTTTTAAAGCTGAGCCGGCAACGGTGGAAGTAGCCCAACAATTGGGTTTGCCGGTGGCCGCACCTGTGTATAAATTAGTGCGGTTACGCTACGCGGATCAAACACCTGTGGTACTAGTGACGACTTATATTCCGCAAGCGCGTTTTCCTAATTTCACTGAATTAGATTTTAGTCAGACTTCGTTATACGCGACTTTTGCCGCACACCAACAAGCAGTTGTTCGTGTGCGGCGTAAATTGGAAGTTTTAGTTGCTGATGAGACCAGCGCCGACTTATTGGATGTTGAGATCGGAGCACCACTATTTTATTTTCACACACAAGGCTACACCGCAGCGGCGCTCCCAATCGAATATTCAATTGCAAAATATCGTGGTGATTTAAATTATTTCCGCTTGGAAATCGAACAAAAAATGAACTAA
- a CDS encoding Gfo/Idh/MocA family protein, producing MQLIDYGIMGAAQIAPRFIAGLREAGAAQVLAIGTRNLSRAQKFAHANQIPRAYGSYAELVADPDLDVIYIPLYNGGHYAGAKLAISHGKSVLLEKPFTLTLDQAQNLFALAQQHQVTLMAAQKAVFLPLTQKIKQLLQQGAIGEVSWIDAQSYHPGGTKIAWFQDIAAGGGAFHGSAAYPLDYIQYLLAQRFTSYHGLCQRQAPAADQQSDVILQTEKNILVHLFITAKTPLPSRMIIYGSHGKIVIPNYWKASSATLYDNTGHATSLQVTQNSEFVFEIQHFNQLWSQHQLTSPVMAPTLTCHTVAIIEDLYRQWTTSI from the coding sequence GTGCAACTAATTGACTATGGCATCATGGGCGCCGCACAAATCGCGCCTCGTTTTATCGCGGGCTTACGTGAAGCTGGAGCTGCACAAGTTTTAGCAATCGGCACGCGCAATCTATCTCGTGCGCAAAAATTTGCCCACGCCAATCAAATTCCGCGGGCGTATGGCAGTTATGCCGAATTAGTCGCTGATCCTGATTTGGATGTGATCTACATTCCCCTTTATAATGGCGGTCATTATGCTGGTGCCAAATTAGCCATTAGCCACGGTAAAAGTGTATTACTGGAAAAGCCGTTCACGCTGACCCTTGATCAAGCCCAAAATTTATTTGCTCTAGCTCAACAGCATCAAGTAACCTTAATGGCCGCTCAAAAGGCAGTTTTTCTGCCACTGACCCAGAAAATCAAGCAACTGTTGCAGCAAGGTGCGATCGGTGAAGTTAGTTGGATCGATGCCCAAAGTTATCATCCCGGTGGCACTAAAATTGCTTGGTTCCAAGATATTGCCGCCGGTGGTGGTGCTTTTCATGGTAGCGCCGCCTACCCGCTAGACTATATTCAATACTTATTAGCGCAACGCTTTACTAGTTATCACGGCCTCTGTCAGCGGCAGGCACCCGCAGCTGATCAACAAAGTGATGTGATCCTGCAGACCGAAAAGAATATTTTAGTCCACCTATTCATCACCGCCAAAACACCACTACCTAGCAGAATGATCATCTATGGCAGTCATGGTAAAATCGTGATTCCTAACTATTGGAAGGCTAGCAGCGCCACTTTATATGATAATACTGGCCACGCCACTTCGTTACAGGTCACTCAAAATAGCGAATTTGTTTTTGAGATTCAGCACTTTAATCAACTCTGGTCCCAACATCAACTGACTAGCCCAGTTATGGCGCCGACACTCACCTGCCACACCGTAGCAATTATCGAAGATTTATACCGCCAATGGACCACAAGTATTTGA
- a CDS encoding YbaK/EbsC family protein, with translation MSLENVQRYFAQYGLDQRIIELPESSATVALAATALHTQPERIAKSLTFAVADKPVLVVMAGDARIANAKFKAQFQVKAHLLPCDQVEPLIGQPVGGVCPFAVKNDVAIYLDQSLRRFQTVFPAAGSTNSAIELTLPELERYSHARGWIDIAKTA, from the coding sequence ATGTCATTAGAAAATGTGCAACGTTATTTTGCTCAGTATGGATTAGATCAACGAATCATTGAATTACCGGAATCTAGCGCCACTGTCGCACTGGCAGCTACGGCCTTACATACACAGCCAGAACGGATCGCTAAGTCGCTAACTTTTGCTGTGGCGGATAAGCCGGTGTTGGTGGTAATGGCCGGTGATGCGCGCATCGCTAACGCCAAGTTTAAAGCTCAATTTCAAGTTAAGGCCCATCTATTGCCATGTGATCAAGTTGAACCTTTGATCGGCCAACCAGTCGGCGGTGTTTGTCCGTTTGCAGTTAAAAATGATGTGGCAATTTATTTAGATCAGTCTTTGCGCCGTTTTCAAACTGTTTTCCCAGCGGCTGGTAGCACTAACAGTGCCATCGAATTAACTTTGCCGGAATTAGAGCGGTATTCCCACGCTCGTGGCTGGATTGATATTGCTAAAACGGCCTAA
- a CDS encoding hemolysin family protein, with protein MTGSQIAVNSVIMLITFLFAAFFVASEFALVQTRPSALEEELEKRGGHSKKVSTALHMVHNLNEYLSTTQVGVSVAGIILGWIGEATVETILVDLFNLGHLMNPAALHAVGAVLGVIVLTYLEVVFTEIVPKNISIDMPLPTMMFITTPLRYFHLIFYPFVWLLNVSASGVVRLIGLKPADEENENFSQAEILSLSRNAVSGGQLERNDYIYMERAFAMNDKIAKDIMVDRTSLIVVDVTATVAETIKMYITNGFSRFPVVENNDKDKIIGYVYNYDLIKQAENSDQIKVSKLLRNIITVPETAPLQNVLAQMVQKRTPIVVVVDEYGGTSGIVTDKDIYEELFGTVKDENEIPSDEYVEKQNDGSYRVNGKITLYDFERYFNVKSREFDDSDVVTLTGYIMKDHPAVKPDDVFKIDDFTFTVGAVENAYISWFKVTRQVDLTPDETPEK; from the coding sequence GTGACTGGTAGTCAAATCGCTGTAAATTCGGTCATCATGTTGATCACCTTTTTATTTGCGGCGTTTTTTGTGGCTTCGGAGTTTGCTTTGGTGCAAACCCGACCAAGCGCACTTGAAGAAGAGTTAGAAAAACGTGGTGGCCACTCTAAAAAAGTTAGTACCGCACTGCATATGGTGCATAATTTAAATGAATATTTATCGACCACTCAAGTTGGGGTCAGTGTCGCCGGCATTATCTTAGGTTGGATCGGCGAAGCCACGGTGGAGACAATTCTAGTTGATTTGTTCAATCTAGGCCATTTAATGAACCCCGCGGCATTACACGCGGTCGGTGCGGTTCTCGGTGTCATCGTGTTAACTTACTTAGAAGTTGTCTTTACCGAAATCGTCCCTAAAAATATCAGTATTGATATGCCATTACCAACGATGATGTTCATTACAACGCCTTTACGTTATTTTCATTTGATTTTCTATCCATTTGTCTGGTTGCTAAATGTTTCAGCCAGCGGTGTCGTTCGTTTAATTGGCTTAAAGCCGGCTGACGAGGAAAATGAGAACTTCTCTCAGGCAGAAATTTTGTCCTTATCCCGTAATGCGGTTAGCGGTGGCCAACTGGAACGGAATGATTATATCTACATGGAACGCGCCTTTGCCATGAATGATAAAATCGCCAAAGATATTATGGTTGATCGAACTTCACTGATTGTTGTGGACGTTACAGCAACGGTAGCTGAAACGATCAAAATGTACATCACTAATGGCTTTAGCCGCTTTCCTGTCGTTGAAAATAATGATAAAGATAAGATCATCGGCTACGTTTACAATTATGATTTGATCAAACAAGCCGAAAACAGCGACCAAATCAAAGTCAGCAAGCTCTTACGTAATATTATCACCGTTCCAGAAACCGCCCCACTACAAAATGTTCTCGCACAAATGGTTCAGAAACGAACCCCGATCGTTGTGGTAGTTGATGAGTACGGTGGTACTAGTGGTATCGTGACCGATAAAGATATCTATGAAGAATTATTTGGTACCGTCAAGGATGAAAACGAAATTCCATCTGATGAATATGTGGAAAAACAAAATGATGGTAGTTACCGGGTTAATGGTAAGATCACCCTTTATGACTTTGAACGTTACTTCAACGTTAAAAGCCGCGAATTTGACGATTCTGACGTAGTCACATTGACCGGCTATATTATGAAAGACCATCCCGCCGTTAAGCCTGATGACGTCTTCAAGATCGATGATTTTACTTTTACCGTTGGTGCAGTTGAGAATGCCTACATCAGTTGGTTTAAGGTTACACGCCAAGTTGACTTGACACCTGATGAAACACCAGAAAAATGA
- the deoC gene encoding deoxyribose-phosphate aldolase, translated as MTPQQLDYYARMIDHTNLHADASATDMKKLCTEAKQYHFKMVAINQSQTQRCAEYLAGTDIDVGAAISFPLGQTTIAAKVFETEDAIKNGATEIDYVVNLTEVKNGNYAYIKSEMTQMVTCCHQHQLPCKVIFENCYLTKDEIRQLALIAKEVQPDFIKTSTGFGTGGATIADVQLMKQTVGAAVKVKAAGGIRSATDFLAMIDAGAERIGTSAGVQIIESLKKQA; from the coding sequence ATGACCCCACAACAACTTGACTACTATGCCCGGATGATTGATCACACTAATTTACACGCTGATGCTTCTGCAACCGATATGAAAAAGCTTTGCACTGAAGCGAAACAATACCATTTTAAAATGGTGGCGATCAATCAATCACAAACCCAACGTTGCGCAGAATATCTAGCCGGTACCGATATTGATGTTGGCGCGGCGATCAGCTTTCCATTAGGACAGACGACAATTGCTGCCAAAGTTTTCGAAACTGAAGATGCCATCAAAAACGGTGCCACCGAAATCGACTATGTGGTTAATTTAACTGAAGTTAAAAACGGTAATTATGCCTATATTAAGTCGGAAATGACGCAAATGGTTACCTGTTGCCATCAACATCAACTACCTTGCAAAGTGATTTTTGAAAATTGCTACCTTACCAAGGATGAAATTCGCCAATTGGCCTTAATCGCCAAAGAAGTGCAGCCTGACTTTATCAAAACATCAACTGGTTTTGGTACTGGCGGTGCAACAATTGCCGACGTGCAACTGATGAAGCAAACTGTCGGTGCTGCAGTTAAAGTAAAGGCTGCTGGTGGCATTCGTAGCGCCACCGACTTTTTAGCGATGATCGATGCTGGTGCAGAACGAATTGGTACTAGTGCTGGCGTGCAAATCATTGAAAGTTTGAAAAAGCAGGCCTAA
- a CDS encoding IS3 family transposase codes for MSKQHRLSYFAINEVSQGERGAVSTLLAVVGVSRQAYYKGLNREETAWETRNRQLKERTQYWFDFHHQGIGAGNLLVNLQHDELIDFPVTFKMVRRVMRELGLTCQIRVKKHSRHKENEQHIQDNVLNQNFDVDSPNQVWLSDSTELTYGVNNKYKVRLSGVLDLYGRRLLSYNLSATETSAAEIEVFQRAFEASGDVHPLVHTDRGSAYTSGAFNNFLGRYNVTRSMSRPGTPYDNAPMERWWNEFKLRWMARHPLAKTCEELVRLVEEGIEYFNHHNRSAQRNGLTPDEYWSEAA; via the coding sequence GTGAGTAAACAACATCGACTGTCTTACTTCGCAATTAATGAGGTCAGTCAAGGCGAGCGCGGTGCAGTATCTACGCTGTTGGCCGTTGTCGGTGTAAGCCGGCAGGCTTACTACAAAGGGTTAAATCGAGAAGAAACTGCTTGGGAAACCCGTAATCGTCAGCTCAAGGAACGGACACAATACTGGTTTGATTTTCATCATCAAGGTATCGGTGCTGGGAATCTTTTAGTGAATCTTCAACATGATGAACTAATTGACTTCCCCGTTACTTTCAAGATGGTACGTCGTGTGATGCGGGAGCTTGGCTTGACATGTCAAATTCGGGTCAAGAAGCACAGTCGACATAAGGAGAACGAACAGCACATTCAAGACAATGTGCTCAATCAGAACTTCGACGTCGACAGTCCTAATCAGGTCTGGTTATCCGATTCGACGGAACTGACTTACGGCGTAAATAATAAGTATAAGGTGCGCTTGAGTGGCGTCCTTGATCTCTACGGCCGACGTTTGTTGTCCTACAATTTGAGCGCTACTGAAACATCAGCAGCAGAAATCGAGGTTTTCCAACGAGCCTTTGAGGCTTCTGGTGACGTCCACCCATTGGTTCACACTGATCGAGGATCAGCCTACACCTCTGGTGCCTTCAACAACTTTCTTGGTCGTTACAACGTCACACGTAGCATGTCTCGACCAGGAACACCATACGACAATGCACCAATGGAGCGCTGGTGGAACGAATTCAAGTTACGGTGGATGGCTCGCCATCCACTAGCAAAGACTTGCGAAGAGCTTGTGAGACTGGTTGAGGAAGGAATCGAATATTTCAATCACCACAATCGCTCAGCACAAAGAAACGGCCTCACCCCAGATGAATACTGGAGTGAAGCCGCTTAG